A DNA window from Salvia splendens isolate huo1 unplaced genomic scaffold, SspV2 ctg1120, whole genome shotgun sequence contains the following coding sequences:
- the LOC121788698 gene encoding U-box domain-containing protein 30-like: protein MPMFQPSRKDGGVLGLDGGGDGRILDVESAVKDGVLGGVAVYGGVGGGGEKLDLKKMIEELNLCEVPSVFICPISLEPMQDPATLCTGQTYERSNILKWFSMGHYTCPTTMQELWDDTVTPNTTLHHLTYTWFSQKYVQMKKRSEDAEGRASELLANLKRVKGQARIQTLKELQRVVANHSTARKTVVDEGGVALVSSLLGPFTSYAVGCEVVAILVNLSLTLEAKMSLMQPAKVSSVVDVLNEGSIETKINCVTLIEMLMEEKDFRTELVSSHSLLVALMRLVRNKRHPNGHLPGLTLLKSISTLKEVRSLIVSIGAIPQLLELIPVLNPECVELALFVLDVLSSVPQGQQALKDCSNTIPTMVKLLMRITECCTDYALSILCSVCNLSPQECSLRAVDAGLAAKLLLVIQSGCSPALKQRAAELLKLCSLNYSDTMFISKCKLTRTIQ from the coding sequence ATGCCTATGTTTCAGCCTTCTAGGAAAGATGGTGGTGTTCTTGGCCTTGATGGTGGCGGTGATGGGCGTATTCTTGATGTGGAATCCGCGGTCAAGGATGGGGTTTTGGGGGGTGTGGCGGTGTACGGTGGTGTTGGTGGTGGCGGTGAGAAGTTGGACCTGAAAAAGATGATTGAAGAGCTCAATTTGTGTGAGGTTCCCTCAGTTTTCATTTGCCCCATTTCCCTTGAACCGATGCAAGATCCTGCGACACTCTGCACTGGCCAAACCTATGAGAGGTCCAACATCTTGAAATGGTTTAGTATGGGGCATTACACTTGCCCCACCACAATGCAGGAGCTATGGGACGACACGGTCACCCCAAACACGACGTTGCATCACTTGACATACACGTGGTTCTCGCAGAAGTATGTGCAAATGAAGAAGAGGTCCGAGGATGCTGAGGGCAGGGCGTCCGAGCTCCTAGCTAATCTCAAGAGGGTTAAGGGCCAGGCGCGAATCCAGACCCTCAAGGAGCTGCAGAGAGTCGTGGCGAATCACTCCACTGCTAGGAAGACCGTGGTGGATGAGGGCGGTGTGGCCCTTGTCTCATCCTTGCTCGGTCCTTTCACTTCCTACGCTGTAGGGTGTGAGGTCGTAGCGATTCTTGTCAACCTGAGCCTCACTTTGGAGGCGAAGATGAGCTTGATGCAGCCTGCGAAGGTCTCATCGGTTGTGGATGTTTTGAACGAGGGCTCGATCGAGACTAAGATCAATTGTGTAACGTTGATTGAGATGCTGATGGAGGAGAAGGATTTCAGAACGGAGCTCGTCTCGAGCCATAGCTTGTTGGTTGCGTTGATGAGGCTAGTGAGGAATAAGAGGCACCCGAACGGCCATTTGCCTGGCCTTACCCTTCTAAAGTCGATTTCCACGCTCAAAGAGGTCCGGAGTTTGATTGTGAGCATCGGAGCTATACCTCAGTTGTTAGAGCTGATCCCGGTGTTGAATCCAGAGTGTGTCGAGCTAGCCCTCTTCGTATTGGACGTCCTCTCGTCCGTGCCACAAGGGCAGCAAGCGTTGAAGGATTGTTCGAACACAATCCCAACCATGGTTAAGCTACTCATGAGGATAACAGAATGCTGCACGGATTACGCCCTATCAATCCTGTGCTCGGTCTGCAACCTCTCCCCGCAAGAATGCTCGCTGAGAGCTGTGGACGCGGGCCTTGCAGCGAAGCTCCTCCTCGTCATCCAGAGTGGCTGCAGTCCAGCCCTCAAGCAGCGCGCTGCCGAGCTTCTGAAGCTATGCAGCCTCAACTACTCAGACACAATGTTCATCTCCAAGTGCAAACTGACCAGAACGATCCAATGA